GACAACAAATATAAGGATGCTTAGCCAAAAAACTAGATATTCTCTCCGAGAAAGCTTGGCTTCAAAGTTGAAAGTTATAGTGTTGTATAAAGGGGGCAATATAAAAGAATCGTAAAATTTTTTAATTAAAATTATAGCTTTCATTTTCTATCCTTGTTTGATGGATTTGCATTGCTTAATCCTCCTCCACTTCGATGCGACCTAAAAATGCCAAGGAATATTGGGATTACTGCTTATTTCTTGATAATTCTCTCGTAGCTTTCGCCTATACTCTTCCTCTTTTTCTACCATCTTTTCTCCCAAAACTCTTTTTTATATTCTTTTACCTTCTCTTCACTCCTTAAAATCTCCAAAAGTGTCTTAGCTCCTGCTTTCTTAGGGATTTTTCTATTGTAGCACTTTGATTAACATTGTTCTAATGGTATCTTTCCAATAAGTATAAGAATTCGGAGATTCTGCAATACTACAAGATAATCTTTCTCATCTTCCAAAGCCCATACTCTTTGTGCCATCAAAATTCCCACTCAATTCGTCCTTAATCGCCTTGATGAAATCTTCTTGAGTAAAAATCGGCTTAGTTTTAGTCGCGACTTTGTAAGCGGTGTTTTTTATCACAAGATTAATCTGTCCTCCGCTAAGGTCGTATTGTGCGAGATTCTTAGCAAGCTCCATTCTTTGGAGTGCCTTAAATTCTGCATTTTGTGGCAAAAGTTTATCCCAAAGCTCCACGCGCTGCTCAAAATGCGGACGCTTAAACTGAATCTTATAATTAAATCGCCGTGAAAATGCGCTATCAAAAGTCTCAAGAAGATTTGTCGTAGCAATCAAGATTCCCTCAAATCGCTCAATTTGTTCTAGGAAAATATTTTGCATTTGATTGTGCATTTTATCTACGCTATGACCACCTGTATTGCGCGTGCTAAGAAACTGATCCGCCTCATCAAGCAGTAAGATAGGTTCGTTTTTGATTTTTTTGCAAATCTCTTGATAATTATCAAAAATCTTGCGGACATTTTTTTCAGATTCTCCAACATACATAGAGAGAATTTTTGAGCAATCAAAACTAAGAATCTGCTTTTTAAGACTTTTTGCGAGTGCAAGCGCGCTGATTGTCTTGCCTGTGCCGGGCGCACCATAAAAGAGAATCTTCGCATCAATGCCTCTTTTTTTGTCTTTAATCCCCCAGAGTTTGAGTAAGCGCACGACATTACTATCCATTTGCGAGAGGAGATTCTCTAAAATTTCACGCGTTTGACGATCAAGGATAATCTCGCTCATATCGTATTTAGGCTCTAAAAGCTCAAACACTTCTTGCTCCTTGATAATGCTATCAAGGCTAATCTTAATGCGTTTTTTCTTTTTAGTGGGGTGAATGATCATTTGCAAAATATTTTCGGGAATAAAAAATGTGCGTGAGATTCCCCCAAAAGGACTAAGCAACTCATCATAATCAACCAATCCCTTTTGCACAAGTTTTGAATTTTCATCAAGCAAGACGCGGTGCTTGATTTTGTCGTATTCATCTTGACTGACAAGCTCTAAAAGATGATTCATATCGCGCAGATTCTCATCACTCCCAGAATATTCCTCTTTCAACAAAGCGAAAAAAATGATTTGCTCTTTATTTTCAAGTGCGTATTCTTTACATAAAGAGATAATACTAATATCTTTTTGTGTGAGATTTAAACGCGCGCTTATCGTGTCTTCAAGGAGTTTCAAACGATAGCTTGCGCGTGAGAGTGCGGCGGAATTGATTTTTTGAGCAAATTTTAGCGCACTCATCTTTTGCAAAATATCAATCACAGCAAACTGGTCTTTGAGATACTCTAAATGATCCTCATAAGGTGTGATTTCAGGTAAATCAATATTAAGTGTGCCATCCTCAAGGAGTTTCAAAAAAGTATGGGTTAGGCAAATATTATCATTATACAATTCAAGCAACGAAATCTCACCGATTCTATGCTGTAAAAATGAGCTTTGCGCAATCCAACCAAGCTCAATAAGATTCCTAATCTTAGGCAAATAGGAGAGATTAACTTCATTTTGTGTGAGCAAATCGCCCTTTGCGTGTGGGAAAACCTTTGAAAGCAAGGTATTTACGCAAAAATCTATTTCCCCCTCAAGCAGAGATTGAGCCATTATTTGCAAGATTCTACCCTCTTGCACATCGCATTTCAAATAGCCAAAAATAGCATTTTTCTCCAAGTCTTTAGCATTGATAAAATCCAAATAATGGTGCATATTTTTCCTTAAAAAGCGTGATTTTTAGAATCTATAAAGGCAATATTATAACATTTTAGATTTAAACAAGACTCTACGCTCATTGAGCCTTTGCCCACCATAAGTAAGGATCGATTCCATAAGGGGGTGAATCTTTAGGCATAGCGATTTTATCCCAATACGCTATGCGGAAAGTTTGGACATTAAAATGCGGGATTGCATAAAATCCCCACAATAAGATTCTATCCAATGCCCTGCCTATGGCATTTCTTTCATCTGAATCTTGCGCGACAATGAGCCTTGCGACAAGATCATCGACCACAGGATCACTCACCCCCGCAAAATTCTTACTTCCTGCTGTATTTGCGACAAACGACCCCCAATAGTAATTTTGCTCATTACCCGGAAAAAGACTTTGCCCCAAAAGCTCAATCACCATATCGTATTGAAAATTTCTCACACGATTAATATATTGTGAATTATCAACATTCTTGATTGTCGCTTTGATACCAAGCTTTTGGAGATTCTGTGCAAAAGGCAAACAAAGCCGCTCAAATCCCTCGTATGAAATGAGAATCTCAAATTCTAAAGGCTCATTCGCTTGATTGACTAACACACCATTACGGATATGATAACCTGCTTGTTGCAACAAATCCCTTGCGTATTTGAGATTTTCTCGCTTGTTTTCCCCTACTTTGATACGCCCATCAGTGCGTGGAATGATATATTCTTGCGATAATATTCGCTCATCTTTGAGAGAATCTTTATAGCTAAGGAGTATTTCTTTTTCTCTGCCTGTTGGGATTCTCGATGACGCAAAAGGAGAATTATTAAAAATATTAGTCGTGCGTGTGTATTGGTTAAAAAACAGATTCTGATTGCTCCATTCAAAATCAAAAGCATACAACAAAGCTTCGCGCACTTTGATATTATCAAAAGGGCTTTTACGAGTATTAAAGAAAAATCCTTGAAAAGTGCTAGGGAGCTGATGTCTAAAGGCTTTTTGGATAATCTTGCCGCTTTGCAATGCCGCACCTTGATAATCACTCGCCCATACTTTCGCACTTGTCTCAATCCGCCAATCATACTCACCCGCCATAAAAGCATTTTGCGCCACTGCAGGATCTTTGTAATATTCAATCACAACTTCATCAAAATTATACATTCCCTTTTGTGTCGGGTGATCTTTCGCCCAATATTCAGGATTGCGCTCATAGGTGATACTGCGCCCTACTTCAAACTTTTTAATCCGATACGCGCCGCTTCCTAGAGGGATTTCTAATAGATTCTGACCAAAAGTATTCTCGCCATTACGCATATAAAAATGTTGCGGTAAAATGGGTAATTGTCCCAGAATCAAGGGGAGTTCTTTATTTGTATTAGTTTTGAAGGTAAATTTGACTTCTTGAGGATTCAGAATCTCGACAGATTGGACATCAGCATAATAACGCTTGTATTCAATTTTGCCACGATTTAAAAGCGTCTCAAAGCTAAACTTTACATCTTGTGCGCTCACACTCACGCCATCAGCAAATTTTGCCTTAGGATTAATATGAAAAATCACAAATGAATAATCCTTTGCCAAAGTAATAGAATCTGCAATCAACCCATATTCACTAAAAGGCTCATCAAGGCTTTGAATAGTAAGTGTATTATAAAGAAGTGTCGTGAGTTCTGCGGCGGGATTGTTTTTCTGCACGAAAGGATTGAGACTATCAAAAGTCCCTAGTGAGAATCCCTTAAGACTCCCGCCTTTAGATGCGTTAGGATTAGCATAATCAAAATGTGTGAAATTTATAGGATATTTGGGCGAGCCATCAATACTTAGTGCATAAGTAGAATCCTGCACACCCCAAACTTGCGTGATACAAAAGGCAAACCCACACAGAATCTGCCACAGATGCTTTACAAACAGAGCTTTTATCAAAAAATTCCTTTGAGGGTGAATATTTTAGCATCAAGATTCTCTATTTATTTTAGTGAAAATCTCTATCGCAATCAGTCTAAAATTATAATGAATTTTTGATAAATGACGATTGTGATAAATGTATTTGAGATTCTTATACGATATAGATATGCGCTTATATCAAGCACATATCATCTTATCACTGGGTAATGCCTATCGCATCATTAAAGCTTATTCAAATAAAATGGGGATATTCAGCAACCATTCGTGATTTGGATAATCAAGGTTTGGTATATCACCGCATTCATTTCGTAGTATAAAAGTCTTTGGTAGTAAGTCTTTTCTCGCATAGCTCACTTCAAGCAGACTTGACATAAAACGATCTTTTACATAAACATGATAATGACATGGATTATAATGCAAGTGTATTGGCTGAAAAGCATGGCGAAACTTCTCTAGTATGGAGATATGTCTTTGTGCTTGTAGTGATTTTCTAGGGTCGCAGTCGTGAAACTCAAGAATAATTTGTGAAAAATATTTTTCAAATATGCTAAAATCAAGTTTTTCAAGTATCTCCCACTCCGCACCCTCAATGTCTATTTGTAATATATTATGGGCTTTTTCATCAAAGCTGTATTGCTGCATAATATCTTCAAAAGTAATGGTTTGATGATCTCTTATTGTCCCGACAAATTTTCTATGAAAAATCATATTCTTATGTGTATCTGGAGCTTTTTTTATACTTGCATCATATTGCAAGACTTGATAGCCCATCTTTGCCATATCTAAATCCCAAGGGGAAAAATCAGAAACACCTAGAGAAACTGCCTTTGGCTGTGAGCTATTAATGGGGGGGGGGTAGTAACATTACATATCCGCCATCTCTTTTGCCACCTATTCGCACGAGATTATCAATTTGTGCTGGACGCACAGCATTAAGATACTTTTTCGTATTTTCAATGCAAGACTTACGAGAATCTACCACTACATTTAATCCCATTTGAAGCATTGTAAAAAGCAATTCCTTATGCTCTTGATTCTGGACACAAGCTTGTATTGCATGGTTTGTGCTGATGATTCTCTGCAAACTCTGCAAACGATATAAGTTGTCATTAACAATATTTAATCTTCTTTTGATGCCACCTAGTGGATCTAAACGCGATTTAGCCATTAAAATCTCCTTTTGAAATAAAAATAAAATCAGCATTATATCATTTTAGATCTACGTTCATTATTGATTAAAATATGTAAAGCTAAAAACCCATTCTAAAAATCTTCTTTAGACTCTTTAACTTAACTTGCGCAAATACAAATCATAGTTTAAGTATGCGTATAAGATTTTATGATAAAATCCCCTTGCTTAAGGCTAAAATATTTTGAAAGCCAAGACGCAATAATGCCCTATCAAAGGCTATCTTACCCAAAGGAATCCGCTATGAAACTTTTACCTCGTTTTTTGCGCGACATCATCAGAGAAAAAAAGCAAAAAATCCGACACAAAAGGAGAATCGCCGCTTTCGATAAAATCATCGAAGCTTTTTTAGATTCTAAAACACCCGGCACGCTTTATGCACTTAATCACAATAAAATAGCGGGGGGGGGGGGAGCAATGCAGAATCTCAAGATTCTAATCCACAATCACAAGAGCTCATCATCTCTCTGACTTCTTATCCCAAACGAATCCCACTTATTCACCACACATTGCATTCTTTACTGATACAGACACACAAACCTCATCGCGTGGTTCTTTATCTCACTGAAAATGAATTCCCTAATAAAGAGCAAGATTTGCCTGCTAAACTCTTGGCTTTTTGTGAATGTGGGCTAGAAATTGCCTTTGTGCAAGGAAATCTTAGATCTTACAATAAGTTTATTCACGCTCTGCAAGATTTTAAAGATTCTATAATCGTTACAGCCGATGATGATGTGATATATAGTCCAGATTGGCTAAAACTCCTCTATGATGCCTATCTCAAAGAGCCTCAATTTATCCATTGCCACAGAGCGCACAGAATCTCTTTTGAT
The Helicobacter sp. MIT 05-5293 genome window above contains:
- a CDS encoding ATP-binding protein; this translates as MHHYLDFINAKDLEKNAIFGYLKCDVQEGRILQIMAQSLLEGEIDFCVNTLLSKVFPHAKGDLLTQNEVNLSYLPKIRNLIELGWIAQSSFLQHRIGEISLLELYNDNICLTHTFLKLLEDGTLNIDLPEITPYEDHLEYLKDQFAVIDILQKMSALKFAQKINSAALSRASYRLKLLEDTISARLNLTQKDISIISLCKEYALENKEQIIFFALLKEEYSGSDENLRDMNHLLELVSQDEYDKIKHRVLLDENSKLVQKGLVDYDELLSPFGGISRTFFIPENILQMIIHPTKKKKRIKISLDSIIKEQEVFELLEPKYDMSEIILDRQTREILENLLSQMDSNVVRLLKLWGIKDKKRGIDAKILFYGAPGTGKTISALALAKSLKKQILSFDCSKILSMYVGESEKNVRKIFDNYQEICKKIKNEPILLLDEADQFLSTRNTGGHSVDKMHNQMQNIFLEQIERFEGILIATTNLLETFDSAFSRRFNYKIQFKRPHFEQRVELWDKLLPQNAEFKALQRMELAKNLAQYDLSGGQINLVIKNTAYKVATKTKPIFTQEDFIKAIKDELSGNFDGTKSMGFGR
- a CDS encoding extracellular solute-binding protein, coding for MIKALFVKHLWQILCGFAFCITQVWGVQDSTYALSIDGSPKYPINFTHFDYANPNASKGGSLKGFSLGTFDSLNPFVQKNNPAAELTTLLYNTLTIQSLDEPFSEYGLIADSITLAKDYSFVIFHINPKAKFADGVSVSAQDVKFSFETLLNRGKIEYKRYYADVQSVEILNPQEVKFTFKTNTNKELPLILGQLPILPQHFYMRNGENTFGQNLLEIPLGSGAYRIKKFEVGRSITYERNPEYWAKDHPTQKGMYNFDEVVIEYYKDPAVAQNAFMAGEYDWRIETSAKVWASDYQGAALQSGKIIQKAFRHQLPSTFQGFFFNTRKSPFDNIKVREALLYAFDFEWSNQNLFFNQYTRTTNIFNNSPFASSRIPTGREKEILLSYKDSLKDERILSQEYIIPRTDGRIKVGENKRENLKYARDLLQQAGYHIRNGVLVNQANEPLEFEILISYEGFERLCLPFAQNLQKLGIKATIKNVDNSQYINRVRNFQYDMVIELLGQSLFPGNEQNYYWGSFVANTAGSKNFAGVSDPVVDDLVARLIVAQDSDERNAIGRALDRILLWGFYAIPHFNVQTFRIAYWDKIAMPKDSPPYGIDPYLWWAKAQ
- a CDS encoding FkbM family methyltransferase, which produces MAKMGYQVLQYDASIKKAPDTHKNMIFHRKFVGTIRDHQTITFEDIMQQYSFDEKAHNILQIDIEGAEWEILEKLDFSIFEKYFSQIILEFHDCDPRKSLQAQRHISILEKFRHAFQPIHLHYNPCHYHVYVKDRFMSSLLEVSYARKDLLPKTFILRNECGDIPNLDYPNHEWLLNIPILFE